In one Carettochelys insculpta isolate YL-2023 chromosome 6, ASM3395843v1, whole genome shotgun sequence genomic region, the following are encoded:
- the MED6 gene encoding mediator of RNA polymerase II transcription subunit 6: MAAVDIRDNLLGISWVDSSWIPILNNGSVLDYFSERSNPFYDRTCNNEVVKMQRLTLEHLHQMIGVEYILLHAQEPILFIIRKQQRQSPTQVIPLADYYIIAGVIYQAPDLGSVINSRVLTAVHGIQSAFDEAMSYCRYHPSKGYWWHFKDQEERDKAKPKAKKKEEPSSIFQRQRVDALLLDLRQKFPPRFVQQKPGEKPIAVDQIKKEPEPAPEAIKTEEKEAVKNAQQSAGTKGPPEKRMRLQ, from the exons ATAACCTCCTGGGAATTTCCTGGGTTGACAGTTCTTGGATTCCTATATTAAACAATGGAAGTGTGTTAGACTACTTCTCAGAGCGAAGTAACCCATTTTATGACCGAACATGTAACAACGAAGTAGTCAAAATGCAACGACTGACCTTGGAGCACTTGCA TCAGATGATTGGAGTGGAATATATCCTCCTTCATGCTCAAGAGCCCATTCTCTTCATAATTCGAAAGCAGCAAAGACAGTCTCCTACACAAG TCATCCCATTAGCTGATTACTATATTATTGCTGGAGTGATTTATCAAGCACCTGATTTGGGATCTGTCATAAACTCCAGAGTG CTTACTGCAGTTCATGGAATTCAATCTGCTTTTGATGAAGCCATGTCATACTGCCGATATCACCCTTCCAAAGGCTACTGGTGGCATTTCAAAGACCAGGAAGAACGAG ATAAAGCCAAACCAAAAGCCAAGAAGAAGGAAGAACCAAGCTCTATTTTCCAGAGGCAGCGGGTTGATGCTTTGCTTCTGGACCTAAGGCAAAAATTTCCACCCAGATTTGTTCAG CAAAAACCTGGGGAAAAGCCCATTGCAG TGGATCAAATTAAAAAAGAGCCAGAACCAGCCCCCGAAGCTATTAAGACAGAGGAGAAGGAGGCTGTAAAGAATGCCCAACAGAGTGCTGGCACTAAAGGGCCCCCGGAGAAACGGATGAGACTCCAGTGA
- the LOC142015109 gene encoding disintegrin and metalloproteinase domain-containing protein 20-like, with translation MAAGGPWLVLLGLGSLVGGAAGPAPYAVIVPRRLAPRAGQDPREVSYVLEVEGRGRIVHLRQKQHLVPEHLALFTYRPGGVLQGERPFVRRDCFYHGYVQGSPASLAALSTCSGGLRGLLRVARASYEIQPVPDSATFQHVLYRVEEGALGLRCALTEQELQRQAALVPGLGDLFAKQAPKGAWWTHTRYLEVAFVVAYERFVRWGHNETTVLQQALDIVNIGDSLYDPLGIHLFVVGVEIWTQTNRINITGDINTLLDQFNTWRAKELVSRLPSDVWHLMAYQSFGITLGLAFVGTVCSPDWASAVLSIMDEGASYYSILFAHELGHNLGMSHDGRYCKCKRSNCIMAAYHTITDLFSNCSYNEYFNRARGADCLLTPPVPEKVYTLKYCGNKVVENEEQCDCGSKLNCKQDPCCQPNCTLRAGAACAFGECCEKCQILPARKLCRKSNNKCDLPEYCSGTSQWCPKDVYVQDGAPCGQDAYCYRGNCSSHNQQCKMIFGKQATVAPLVCFRKLNMQGDRFGNCGFSSDAKYKKCRVKDTLCGRVQCENMKRIPSLENHTTIVQTPVDNNWCWGTDYHPGMDIADIGAVRDGTSCGPKKICINTSCVSVSLLNYDCNITKCHKRGICNSQKNCHCNYGWAPPFCQHKGYGGSIDSGPPPPVKALGGGSIGILTLFAAATVVGVGLGVYYKTALRGWFTQLVARFHTTQQASASSDGKGGPSSSHEKTATGTKPMVRSTQEAWNFL, from the coding sequence ATGGCGGCGGGGGGGCCCTGGTTGGTGCTGCTGGGCTTGGGGAGCCTGGTGGGTGGCGCAGCGGGGCCCGCCCCCTACGCCGTGATCGTGCCCCGGCGGCTGGCGCCCCGCGCCGGGCAGGATCCCCGCGAGGTTTCCTAcgtgctggaggtggaggggcgCGGCCGCATCGTGCACCTGCGGCAGAAGCAGCACCTGGTGCCGGAGCACTTGGCCCTCTTCACGTACCGGCCGGGCGGGGTCCTCCAAGGGGAGCGGCCCTTCGTGCGCCGCGACTGCTTCTACCACGGCTACGTGCAGGGCAGCCCTGCCTCGCTGGCTGCCCTCAGCACCTGCTCGGGTGGGCTGCGGGGCCTGCTGCGCGTGGCCAGGGCCAGCTACGAAATCCAGCCGGTGCCGGACTCCGCCACCTTCCAGCACGTGCTCTACCGGGTGGAAGAGGGGGCCCTCGGCCTGCGCTGTGCCTTGACCGAGCAGGAGCTGCAGCGCCAGGCTGCCCTTGTCCCGGGCCTAGGGGACCTGTTCGCAAAGCAAGCGCCCAAGGGTGCCTGGTGGACACACACCCGCTACCTCGAGGTCGCCTTCGTGGTGGCGTATGAACGATTCGTCCGCTGGGGCCACAACGAAACCACAGTCCTGCAGCAAGCGCTGGACATAGTCAATATAGGAGACTCTCTGTACGATCCCCTGGGCATTCACCTGTTCGTGGTGGGGGTGGAGATCTGGACCCAAACCAACCGAATCAACATTACAGGCGACATAAATACACTGCTCGACCAGTTCAATACCTGGAGGGCGAAAGAACTGGTTTCCCGGCTGCCCAGTGATGTATGGCACTTAATGGCATATCAGAGCTTTGGCATTACCCTGGGATTAGCTTTTGTAGGAACAGTGTGTTCTCCTGATTGGGCCTCAGCGGTTCTTTCAATCATGGATGAAGGGGCGTCCTACTATTCCATTCTTTTTGCTCACGAGTTGGGCCATAACCTTGGTATGAGCCATGATGGTCGGTACTGTAAGTGTAAACGCAGTAACTGTATCATGGCTGCTTACCACACTATCACCGATCTATTCAGTAACTGCAGCTATAACGAATACTTCAACCGAGCGAGAGGTGCAGATTGTCTGCTTACTCCTCCAGTGCCAGAAAAAGTGTATACACTCAAGTACTGTGGTAATAAAGTAGTGGAAAATGAAGAGCAGTGTGACTGTGGCTCAAAATTGAATTGTAAACAGGATCCTTGTTGCCAACCTAATTGTACATTGAGGGCCGGTGCAGCTTGTGCTTTTGGAGAATGCTGTGAAAAGTGTCAGATACTTCCAGCAAGAAAACTATGTAGAAAAAGTAATAATAAGTGTGACCTTCCTGAATATTGCAGTGGTACTTCACAGTGGTGCCCAAAGGATGTGTATGTGCAAGATGGAGCCCCATGTGGGCAAGATGCCTATTGCTATCGTGGAAACTGCTCTAGCCACAATCAACAGTGCAAAATGATTTTTGGCAAACAAGCAACAGTTGCTCCGTTAGTTTGTTTCAGAAAACTGAATATGCAAGGCGACCGGTTTGGCAATTGTGGTTTTAGTAGTGATGCTAAATATAAGAAATGTCGAGTGAAAGATACCTTATGTGGTAGAGTTCAGTGTGAAAACATGAAAAGAATACCATCTTTGGAGAACCATACTACCATAGTTCAAACTCCTGTTGATAACAACTGGTGTTGGGGCACAGATTATCATCCTGGGATGGATATTGCTGATATTGGAGCAGTGAGAGATGGCACCTCTTGTGGTCCAAAGAAGATTTGCATTAACACAAGCTGTGTGTCTGTGTCACTCCTGAATTATGACTGTAATATAACAAAATGCCATAAGAGAGGAATATGCAACAGTCAGAAAAACTGTCACTGTAATTATGGCTGGGCCCCTCCCTTCTGTCAGCATAAAGGATACGGAGGGAGCATTGATAGTGGACCACCTCCCCCAGTGAAGGCCCTTGGGGGAGGTTCTATTGGAATATTAACATTgtttgctgctgctactgttgtTGGGGTTGGTCTTGGTGTATATTATAAAACTGCACTAAGGGGATGGTTTACACAATTAGTAGCCAGATTCCACACAACTCAGCAAGCAAGTGCTTCCAGTGATGGAAAAGGAGGTCCTAGTAGTTCACATGAGAAAACTGCTACTGGAACAAAACCTATGGTAAGGTCTACGCAGGAAGCATGGAATTTTCTGTAA